A stretch of the Atribacterota bacterium genome encodes the following:
- the miaB gene encoding tRNA (N6-isopentenyl adenosine(37)-C2)-methylthiotransferase MiaB, protein MNRKDKNILYYYIKTFGCQMNVNDSEYLAGQLEDIGYVMTSDLNKADLIILNTCCVREKVEQKIYSLAGIINKIKKEKPELIFGICGCLAQKEKENIQKKAPTVDLIFGPSQITSFIEILELYWQNKGMKTITLCDNTELLQLANKPIKYHSSITAYVQIMKGCNNFCSYCIVPYTRGFEESRSLQEILNEIEKLVKKNYKEIILLGQNVNSYGKDLSNGDNFLTLLSKINDINGIERIRFITSHPKDFNLDLIKVIKNGNKICEHIHLPLQSGSDRILQEMNRKYNMEQYYNIINNIRKYIPEASITTDVMVGFPGEKEGDFQETVKTFQNIQFDSAYTFIYSNRKETLSSFFGQEVTLLTKKKRLWTLLKIQNNITTRINQHLIGKTIEILVENKSKKGIEKQYWGKTRTNKIVVFSCSDDNNDLLGKLVNVEIKQADSYTLFGELVDVKY, encoded by the coding sequence ATGAATAGAAAAGATAAAAATATATTATATTATTATATTAAAACATTTGGTTGTCAAATGAATGTGAATGACTCTGAATATTTGGCAGGTCAACTCGAAGATATTGGTTATGTAATGACATCAGATTTGAATAAAGCTGACCTTATTATCTTAAATACCTGTTGCGTTAGAGAAAAGGTAGAGCAAAAGATTTACAGTTTAGCAGGTATAATCAATAAAATTAAGAAGGAAAAGCCCGAACTTATTTTTGGAATCTGTGGTTGTCTGGCTCAGAAGGAAAAAGAAAATATCCAAAAAAAAGCACCTACAGTTGATTTAATATTTGGACCATCTCAAATTACTTCATTCATAGAGATATTAGAGCTTTACTGGCAAAATAAAGGAATGAAAACCATTACTTTATGTGATAATACAGAATTATTACAATTAGCAAACAAACCGATAAAATACCATAGCTCCATTACAGCATATGTCCAAATTATGAAAGGATGTAATAATTTTTGTTCTTATTGTATTGTTCCCTATACTAGAGGCTTTGAAGAAAGCAGATCTTTACAAGAGATATTAAATGAAATTGAAAAATTAGTAAAGAAAAACTATAAAGAGATAATATTGTTGGGACAGAATGTTAATTCTTATGGAAAAGATCTAAGTAATGGAGATAATTTTTTAACGTTACTTTCAAAAATTAATGACATAAATGGAATTGAAAGAATCAGATTCATTACTTCACATCCCAAAGATTTCAATCTTGATTTAATTAAAGTTATTAAAAATGGTAATAAAATTTGCGAACATATTCATTTACCTCTTCAATCCGGATCAGATAGGATATTACAAGAAATGAATAGAAAGTACAATATGGAACAATATTACAATATTATTAATAATATTAGGAAATATATTCCTGAAGCCAGTATTACTACTGACGTAATGGTTGGTTTTCCAGGGGAAAAAGAAGGAGATTTTCAAGAAACAGTTAAAACCTTTCAAAATATTCAGTTTGATTCTGCTTATACCTTTATCTATTCTAATCGAAAAGAGACTCTATCCTCTTTTTTTGGGCAAGAAGTAACCCTTTTAACTAAGAAAAAACGTTTGTGGACCTTATTAAAAATACAAAATAATATAACTACCAGAATAAATCAACATTTAATAGGTAAAACAATAGAAATACTGGTTGAAAATAAATCTAAAAAGGGAATAGAAAAGCAATATTGGGGAAAAACAAGAACAAATAAAATAGTTGTTTTTAGCTGTTCTGATGATAATAATGATTTGTTAGGTAAATTAGTCAATGTGGAAATCAAACAGGCAGATTCTTATACCTTGTTTGGGGAGTTGGTTGATGTTAAATATTAA